One window of the Lytechinus variegatus isolate NC3 chromosome 3, Lvar_3.0, whole genome shotgun sequence genome contains the following:
- the LOC121411390 gene encoding uncharacterized protein LOC121411390 isoform X3 — translation MNSKSFLPYGCRLVSAWLVTVASISMSITYLNSIPSYQHKSRVYLFTDRKFVEKAEKISVYSRKEYVPCPAQGECDTSLLPARGEFQNGEFDIEKGIPPMKELYERFKVVTAVSQNHFEEVKPWIASIQRFMPGQEIILYNLGLNTTSLETITLREFGAIFWGDSSIRLKGSLRKLLPVSLNHHGYMTHFHAFDPKKKEEIKHQYFYTHPQLYDNLGVNRTEYYHSDGMAPHAAANRQLYVNSSYIQQAIVQPMLKCALEYRCISPVGARLPKHRFDASILAILIYKNLKGEWKRTNNDNRYFDEVVYLRKNTLGKEKVKTCLW, via the exons ATGAACTCAAAGTC ATTCTTGCCGTATGGATGTCGTCTTGTCTCTGCATGGCTCGTCACGGTAGCCAGTATCTCGATGAGTATTACCTATCTCAACTCAATACCAAGTTATCAACACAAGTCTAGAG TATATTTATTTACAGACAGAAAGTTTGTTGAAAAAGCTGAGAAAATATCGGTTTACAGTAGAAAGGAATATGTTCCTTGTCCAGCTCAGGGGGAGTGCGATACCAGTCTACTTCCTGCTCGTGGAGAATTTCAG AATGGAGAATTTGATATAGAAAAGGGGATACCTCCTATGAAAGAGTTGTACGAGAGATTTAAAGTTGTGACGGCCGTATCTCAGAACCATTTTGAAGAGGTTAAACCATGGATTGCTAGTATTCAACGGTTTATGCCAGGTCAAGAAATCATCCTCTATAACTTGGGACTAAATACGACATCTCTGGAGACG ataactCTTCGAGAGTTTGGCGCCATTTTCTGGGGAGATTCATCCATCCGGCTCAAAGGCTCCTTGCGGAAACTTCTACCAGTCTCACTGAATCACCACGGATACATGACACACTTTCACGCGTTTGATcccaagaaaaaagaagagatcaAACATCAGTACTTCTACACCCATCCTCAACTCTACGATAACCTCGGTGTTAATAGAACCGAGTACTATCATTCAGATGGCATGGCGCCACACGCTGCGGCAAATCGTCAACTCTACGTTAACAGTTCTTACATCCAACAAGCTATCGTCCAACCGATGCTGAAATGTGCCTTGGAATATCGCTGCATCTCGCCGGTTGGTGCCCGGTTGCCCAAGCACCGTTTTGATGCATCGATTCTCGCTATTTTAATTTACAAGAATCTCAAAGGAGAGTGGAAAAGAACGAATAATGACAATCGTTACTTTGACGAGGTGGTGTATCTTCGAAAGAATACTTTGGGAAAAGAGAAAGTTAAAACGTGCTTGTGGTAa
- the LOC121411390 gene encoding uncharacterized protein LOC121411390 isoform X1 → MNSKSFLPYGCRLVSAWLVTVASISMSITYLNSIPSYQHKSRVYLFTDRKFVEKAEKISVYSRKEYVPCPAQGECDTSLLPARGEFQNGEFDIEKGIPPMKELYERFKVVTAVSQNHFEEVKPWIASIQRFMPGQEIILYNLGLNTTSLETVKNLCDVQVRTFPFKSYPKHVKNLHTYAWKPIIIDITLREFGAIFWGDSSIRLKGSLRKLLPVSLNHHGYMTHFHAFDPKKKEEIKHQYFYTHPQLYDNLGVNRTEYYHSDGMAPHAAANRQLYVNSSYIQQAIVQPMLKCALEYRCISPVGARLPKHRFDASILAILIYKNLKGEWKRTNNDNRYFDEVVYLRKNTLGKEKVKTCLW, encoded by the exons ATGAACTCAAAGTC ATTCTTGCCGTATGGATGTCGTCTTGTCTCTGCATGGCTCGTCACGGTAGCCAGTATCTCGATGAGTATTACCTATCTCAACTCAATACCAAGTTATCAACACAAGTCTAGAG TATATTTATTTACAGACAGAAAGTTTGTTGAAAAAGCTGAGAAAATATCGGTTTACAGTAGAAAGGAATATGTTCCTTGTCCAGCTCAGGGGGAGTGCGATACCAGTCTACTTCCTGCTCGTGGAGAATTTCAG AATGGAGAATTTGATATAGAAAAGGGGATACCTCCTATGAAAGAGTTGTACGAGAGATTTAAAGTTGTGACGGCCGTATCTCAGAACCATTTTGAAGAGGTTAAACCATGGATTGCTAGTATTCAACGGTTTATGCCAGGTCAAGAAATCATCCTCTATAACTTGGGACTAAATACGACATCTCTGGAGACG GTCAAAAATCTTTGTGATGTTCAGGTGCGAACATTTCCTTTCAAGTCGTATCCAAAACATGTCAAGAATCTACATACGTACGCATGGAAACCAATTATCATTGAC ataactCTTCGAGAGTTTGGCGCCATTTTCTGGGGAGATTCATCCATCCGGCTCAAAGGCTCCTTGCGGAAACTTCTACCAGTCTCACTGAATCACCACGGATACATGACACACTTTCACGCGTTTGATcccaagaaaaaagaagagatcaAACATCAGTACTTCTACACCCATCCTCAACTCTACGATAACCTCGGTGTTAATAGAACCGAGTACTATCATTCAGATGGCATGGCGCCACACGCTGCGGCAAATCGTCAACTCTACGTTAACAGTTCTTACATCCAACAAGCTATCGTCCAACCGATGCTGAAATGTGCCTTGGAATATCGCTGCATCTCGCCGGTTGGTGCCCGGTTGCCCAAGCACCGTTTTGATGCATCGATTCTCGCTATTTTAATTTACAAGAATCTCAAAGGAGAGTGGAAAAGAACGAATAATGACAATCGTTACTTTGACGAGGTGGTGTATCTTCGAAAGAATACTTTGGGAAAAGAGAAAGTTAAAACGTGCTTGTGGTAa
- the LOC121411390 gene encoding uncharacterized protein LOC121411390 isoform X2: MNSKSFLPYGCRLVSAWLVTVASISMSITYLNSIPSYQHKSRDRKFVEKAEKISVYSRKEYVPCPAQGECDTSLLPARGEFQNGEFDIEKGIPPMKELYERFKVVTAVSQNHFEEVKPWIASIQRFMPGQEIILYNLGLNTTSLETVKNLCDVQVRTFPFKSYPKHVKNLHTYAWKPIIIDITLREFGAIFWGDSSIRLKGSLRKLLPVSLNHHGYMTHFHAFDPKKKEEIKHQYFYTHPQLYDNLGVNRTEYYHSDGMAPHAAANRQLYVNSSYIQQAIVQPMLKCALEYRCISPVGARLPKHRFDASILAILIYKNLKGEWKRTNNDNRYFDEVVYLRKNTLGKEKVKTCLW; this comes from the exons ATGAACTCAAAGTC ATTCTTGCCGTATGGATGTCGTCTTGTCTCTGCATGGCTCGTCACGGTAGCCAGTATCTCGATGAGTATTACCTATCTCAACTCAATACCAAGTTATCAACACAAGTCTAGAG ACAGAAAGTTTGTTGAAAAAGCTGAGAAAATATCGGTTTACAGTAGAAAGGAATATGTTCCTTGTCCAGCTCAGGGGGAGTGCGATACCAGTCTACTTCCTGCTCGTGGAGAATTTCAG AATGGAGAATTTGATATAGAAAAGGGGATACCTCCTATGAAAGAGTTGTACGAGAGATTTAAAGTTGTGACGGCCGTATCTCAGAACCATTTTGAAGAGGTTAAACCATGGATTGCTAGTATTCAACGGTTTATGCCAGGTCAAGAAATCATCCTCTATAACTTGGGACTAAATACGACATCTCTGGAGACG GTCAAAAATCTTTGTGATGTTCAGGTGCGAACATTTCCTTTCAAGTCGTATCCAAAACATGTCAAGAATCTACATACGTACGCATGGAAACCAATTATCATTGAC ataactCTTCGAGAGTTTGGCGCCATTTTCTGGGGAGATTCATCCATCCGGCTCAAAGGCTCCTTGCGGAAACTTCTACCAGTCTCACTGAATCACCACGGATACATGACACACTTTCACGCGTTTGATcccaagaaaaaagaagagatcaAACATCAGTACTTCTACACCCATCCTCAACTCTACGATAACCTCGGTGTTAATAGAACCGAGTACTATCATTCAGATGGCATGGCGCCACACGCTGCGGCAAATCGTCAACTCTACGTTAACAGTTCTTACATCCAACAAGCTATCGTCCAACCGATGCTGAAATGTGCCTTGGAATATCGCTGCATCTCGCCGGTTGGTGCCCGGTTGCCCAAGCACCGTTTTGATGCATCGATTCTCGCTATTTTAATTTACAAGAATCTCAAAGGAGAGTGGAAAAGAACGAATAATGACAATCGTTACTTTGACGAGGTGGTGTATCTTCGAAAGAATACTTTGGGAAAAGAGAAAGTTAAAACGTGCTTGTGGTAa